From the Homo sapiens chromosome 1, GRCh38.p14 Primary Assembly genome, one window contains:
- the PTPN7 gene encoding tyrosine-protein phosphatase non-receptor type 7 isoform X4 yields MCDCRREPICSVNTPREVTLHFLRTAGHPLTRWALQRQPPSPKQLEEEFLKIPSNFVSPEDLDIPGHASKDRYKTILPNPQSRVCLGRAQSQEDGDYINANYIRGYDGKEKVYIATQGPMPNTVSDFWEMVWQEEVSLIVMLTQLREGKEKCVHYWPTEEETYGPFQIRIQDMKECPEYTVRQLTIQYQEERRSVKHILFSAWPDHQTPESAGPLLRLVAEVEESPETAAHPGPIVVHCSAGIGRTGCFIATRIGCQQLKARGEVDILGIVCQLRLDRLLERRKLEAQEYSWPDPRLQRSGFVPGAEWIKEDQVSTWGITPQHVGGMIQTAEQYQFLHHTLALYAGQLPEEPSP; encoded by the exons ATGTGCGACTGCAGGAGAG AACCCATCTGCTCTGTGAACACACCCCGGGAGGTCACCCTACACTTTCTGCGCACTGCTGGACACCCCCTTACCCGCTGGGCCCTTCAGCGCCAGCCACCCAGCCCCAAGCAACTGGAAGAAGAATTCTTG AAGATCCCTTCAAACTTTGTCAGCCCCGAAGACCTGGACATCCCTGGCCACGCCTCCAAGGACCGATACAAGACCATCTTGCCAA ATCCCCAGAGCCGTGTCTGTCTAGGCCGGGCACAGAGCCAGGAGGACGGAGATTACATCAATGCCAACTACATCCGA GGCTATGACGGGAAGGAGAAGGTCTACATTGCCACCCAGGGCCCCATGCCCAACACTGTGTCGGACTTCTGGGAGATGGTGTGGCAAGAGGAAGTGTCCCTCATTGTCATGCTCACTCAGCTCCGAGAGGGCAAGGAG AAATGTGTCCACTACTGGCCCACAGAAGAGGAAACCTATGGACCCTTCCAGATCCGCATCCAGGACATGAAAGAGTGCCCAGAATACACTGTGCGGCAGCTCACCATCCAG TACCAGGAAGAGCGCCGGTCAGTAAAGCACATCCTCTTTTCGGCCTGGCCAGACCATCAGACACCAGAATCAGCTGGGCCCCTGCTGCGCCTAGTGGCAGAGGTGGAGGAGAGCCCGGAGACAGCCGCCCACCCCGGGCCTATCGTAGTCCACTGCAG TGCAGGGATTGGCCGGACGGGCTGCTTCATCGCCACGCGAATTGGCTGTCAACAGCTGAAAGCCCGAGGAGAAGTGGACATTCTGGGTATTGTGTGCCAACTGCGGCTAGACAG attaTTAGAAAGAAGGAAACTTGAGGCTCAGGAGTATTCCTGGCCCGACCCAAGGCTTCAGAGATCTGGTTTTGTCCCAGGAGCTGAGTGGATCAAGGAAGACCAAGTGTCAACATGGGGCATCACCCCTCAGCACGT AGGGGGGATGATCCAGACGGCAGAGCAGTACCAGTTCCTGCACCACACTTTGGCCCTGTATGCAGGCCAGCTGCCTGAGGAACCCAGCCCCTGA
- the PTPN7 gene encoding tyrosine-protein phosphatase non-receptor type 7 isoform 2 (isoform 2 is encoded by transcript variant 2), with protein MGASFWPIRQAREQQRRALSFRQTSWLSEPPLGPAPHLSMVQAHGGRSRAQPLTLSLGAAMTQPPPEKTPAKKHVRLQERRGSNVALMLDVRSLGAVEPICSVNTPREVTLHFLRTAGHPLTRWALQRQPPSPKQLEEEFLKIPSNFVSPEDLDIPGHASKDRYKTILPNPQSRVCLGRAQSQEDGDYINANYIRGYDGKEKVYIATQGPMPNTVSDFWEMVWQEEVSLIVMLTQLREGKEKCVHYWPTEEETYGPFQIRIQDMKECPEYTVRQLTIQYQEERRSVKHILFSAWPDHQTPESAGPLLRLVAEVEESPETAAHPGPIVVHCSAGIGRTGCFIATRIGCQQLKARGEVDILGIVCQLRLDRGGMIQTAEQYQFLHHTLALYAGQLPEEPSP; from the exons ATGGGAGCCTCCTTCTGGCCAATCAGGCAGGCCAGAGAACAGCAGCGGAGGGCCCTGTCTTTCAGGCAGACCTCATGGCTGAGTGAGCCTCCCCTGGGCCCAGCACCCCACCTCAGCATGGTCCAAGCCCATGGGGGGCGCTCCAGAGCACAGCCGTTGACCTTGTCTTTGGGGGCAGCCATGACCCAGCCTCCGCCTGAAAAAACGCCAGCCAAGAAGCATGTGCGACTGCAGGAGAG GCGGGGCTCCAATGTGGCTCTGATGCTGGACGTTCGGTCCCTGGGGGCCGTAGAACCCATCTGCTCTGTGAACACACCCCGGGAGGTCACCCTACACTTTCTGCGCACTGCTGGACACCCCCTTACCCGCTGGGCCCTTCAGCGCCAGCCACCCAGCCCCAAGCAACTGGAAGAAGAATTCTTG AAGATCCCTTCAAACTTTGTCAGCCCCGAAGACCTGGACATCCCTGGCCACGCCTCCAAGGACCGATACAAGACCATCTTGCCAA ATCCCCAGAGCCGTGTCTGTCTAGGCCGGGCACAGAGCCAGGAGGACGGAGATTACATCAATGCCAACTACATCCGA GGCTATGACGGGAAGGAGAAGGTCTACATTGCCACCCAGGGCCCCATGCCCAACACTGTGTCGGACTTCTGGGAGATGGTGTGGCAAGAGGAAGTGTCCCTCATTGTCATGCTCACTCAGCTCCGAGAGGGCAAGGAG AAATGTGTCCACTACTGGCCCACAGAAGAGGAAACCTATGGACCCTTCCAGATCCGCATCCAGGACATGAAAGAGTGCCCAGAATACACTGTGCGGCAGCTCACCATCCAG TACCAGGAAGAGCGCCGGTCAGTAAAGCACATCCTCTTTTCGGCCTGGCCAGACCATCAGACACCAGAATCAGCTGGGCCCCTGCTGCGCCTAGTGGCAGAGGTGGAGGAGAGCCCGGAGACAGCCGCCCACCCCGGGCCTATCGTAGTCCACTGCAG TGCAGGGATTGGCCGGACGGGCTGCTTCATCGCCACGCGAATTGGCTGTCAACAGCTGAAAGCCCGAGGAGAAGTGGACATTCTGGGTATTGTGTGCCAACTGCGGCTAGACAG AGGGGGGATGATCCAGACGGCAGAGCAGTACCAGTTCCTGCACCACACTTTGGCCCTGTATGCAGGCCAGCTGCCTGAGGAACCCAGCCCCTGA
- the PTPN7 gene encoding tyrosine-protein phosphatase non-receptor type 7 isoform X1 yields MVGKAWPLTHSQGTGPWAPEGHRREAADPWWQRQQAQEGRMQLGCAWVAARRGGGRKLASWSLLSPQRQTDRQTDSWQEAAWGPQLLQQTSWLSEPPLGPAPHLSMVQAHGGRSRAQPLTLSLGAAMTQPPPEKTPAKKHVRLQERRGSNVALMLDVRSLGAVEPICSVNTPREVTLHFLRTAGHPLTRWALQRQPPSPKQLEEEFLKIPSNFVSPEDLDIPGHASKDRYKTILPNPQSRVCLGRAQSQEDGDYINANYIRGYDGKEKVYIATQGPMPNTVSDFWEMVWQEEVSLIVMLTQLREGKEKCVHYWPTEEETYGPFQIRIQDMKECPEYTVRQLTIQYQEERRSVKHILFSAWPDHQTPESAGPLLRLVAEVEESPETAAHPGPIVVHCSAGIGRTGCFIATRIGCQQLKARGEVDILGIVCQLRLDRLLERRKLEAQEYSWPDPRLQRSGFVPGAEWIKEDQVSTWGITPQHVGGMIQTAEQYQFLHHTLALYAGQLPEEPSP; encoded by the exons ATGGTCGGGAAGGCCTGGCCCCTCACCCATTCCCAGGGAACGGGGCCTTGGGCCCCAGAAGGGCACAGGCGGGAGGCAGCCGACCCCTGGTGGCAGCGGCAGCAGGCACAGGAGGGCAGAATGCAGCTGGGGTGTGCGTGGGTGGCAGCAAGGAGGGGCGGAGGGAGGAAGCTGGCTTCCTGGAGCCTTCTCAGCCCTCAAAGACAGAccgacagacagacagacagctgGCAAGAGGCAGCCTGGGGGCCACAGCTGCTTCA GCAGACCTCATGGCTGAGTGAGCCTCCCCTGGGCCCAGCACCCCACCTCAGCATGGTCCAAGCCCATGGGGGGCGCTCCAGAGCACAGCCGTTGACCTTGTCTTTGGGGGCAGCCATGACCCAGCCTCCGCCTGAAAAAACGCCAGCCAAGAAGCATGTGCGACTGCAGGAGAG GCGGGGCTCCAATGTGGCTCTGATGCTGGACGTTCGGTCCCTGGGGGCCGTAGAACCCATCTGCTCTGTGAACACACCCCGGGAGGTCACCCTACACTTTCTGCGCACTGCTGGACACCCCCTTACCCGCTGGGCCCTTCAGCGCCAGCCACCCAGCCCCAAGCAACTGGAAGAAGAATTCTTG AAGATCCCTTCAAACTTTGTCAGCCCCGAAGACCTGGACATCCCTGGCCACGCCTCCAAGGACCGATACAAGACCATCTTGCCAA ATCCCCAGAGCCGTGTCTGTCTAGGCCGGGCACAGAGCCAGGAGGACGGAGATTACATCAATGCCAACTACATCCGA GGCTATGACGGGAAGGAGAAGGTCTACATTGCCACCCAGGGCCCCATGCCCAACACTGTGTCGGACTTCTGGGAGATGGTGTGGCAAGAGGAAGTGTCCCTCATTGTCATGCTCACTCAGCTCCGAGAGGGCAAGGAG AAATGTGTCCACTACTGGCCCACAGAAGAGGAAACCTATGGACCCTTCCAGATCCGCATCCAGGACATGAAAGAGTGCCCAGAATACACTGTGCGGCAGCTCACCATCCAG TACCAGGAAGAGCGCCGGTCAGTAAAGCACATCCTCTTTTCGGCCTGGCCAGACCATCAGACACCAGAATCAGCTGGGCCCCTGCTGCGCCTAGTGGCAGAGGTGGAGGAGAGCCCGGAGACAGCCGCCCACCCCGGGCCTATCGTAGTCCACTGCAG TGCAGGGATTGGCCGGACGGGCTGCTTCATCGCCACGCGAATTGGCTGTCAACAGCTGAAAGCCCGAGGAGAAGTGGACATTCTGGGTATTGTGTGCCAACTGCGGCTAGACAG attaTTAGAAAGAAGGAAACTTGAGGCTCAGGAGTATTCCTGGCCCGACCCAAGGCTTCAGAGATCTGGTTTTGTCCCAGGAGCTGAGTGGATCAAGGAAGACCAAGTGTCAACATGGGGCATCACCCCTCAGCACGT AGGGGGGATGATCCAGACGGCAGAGCAGTACCAGTTCCTGCACCACACTTTGGCCCTGTATGCAGGCCAGCTGCCTGAGGAACCCAGCCCCTGA
- the PTPN7 gene encoding tyrosine-protein phosphatase non-receptor type 7 isoform 3 (isoform 3 is encoded by transcript variant 3) yields the protein MNRLGCWPARSLPRSGRGSGQRSLGLGGHPSGPRHPGTPAAKRTWESPGVRARDCPLSTSWLSEPPLGPAPHLSMVQAHGGRSRAQPLTLSLGAAMTQPPPEKTPAKKHVRLQERRGSNVALMLDVRSLGAVEPICSVNTPREVTLHFLRTAGHPLTRWALQRQPPSPKQLEEEFLKIPSNFVSPEDLDIPGHASKDRYKTILPNPQSRVCLGRAQSQEDGDYINANYIRGYDGKEKVYIATQGPMPNTVSDFWEMVWQEEVSLIVMLTQLREGKEKCVHYWPTEEETYGPFQIRIQDMKECPEYTVRQLTIQYQEERRSVKHILFSAWPDHQTPESAGPLLRLVAEVEESPETAAHPGPIVVHCSAGIGRTGCFIATRIGCQQLKARGEVDILGIVCQLRLDRGGMIQTAEQYQFLHHTLALYAGQLPEEPSP from the exons ATGAACCGGCTGGGCTGCTGGCCCGCAAGGAGCCTGCCAAGGTCAGGCAGGGGCAGTGGGCAGAGGAGTCTTGGACTTGGGGGCCACCCTTCAGGTCCCAGGCATCCAGGCACCCCAGCAGCGAAGAGGACATGGGAGTCCCCTGGTGTGAGGGCCAGAGACTGTCCACTGTCT ACCTCATGGCTGAGTGAGCCTCCCCTGGGCCCAGCACCCCACCTCAGCATGGTCCAAGCCCATGGGGGGCGCTCCAGAGCACAGCCGTTGACCTTGTCTTTGGGGGCAGCCATGACCCAGCCTCCGCCTGAAAAAACGCCAGCCAAGAAGCATGTGCGACTGCAGGAGAG GCGGGGCTCCAATGTGGCTCTGATGCTGGACGTTCGGTCCCTGGGGGCCGTAGAACCCATCTGCTCTGTGAACACACCCCGGGAGGTCACCCTACACTTTCTGCGCACTGCTGGACACCCCCTTACCCGCTGGGCCCTTCAGCGCCAGCCACCCAGCCCCAAGCAACTGGAAGAAGAATTCTTG AAGATCCCTTCAAACTTTGTCAGCCCCGAAGACCTGGACATCCCTGGCCACGCCTCCAAGGACCGATACAAGACCATCTTGCCAA ATCCCCAGAGCCGTGTCTGTCTAGGCCGGGCACAGAGCCAGGAGGACGGAGATTACATCAATGCCAACTACATCCGA GGCTATGACGGGAAGGAGAAGGTCTACATTGCCACCCAGGGCCCCATGCCCAACACTGTGTCGGACTTCTGGGAGATGGTGTGGCAAGAGGAAGTGTCCCTCATTGTCATGCTCACTCAGCTCCGAGAGGGCAAGGAG AAATGTGTCCACTACTGGCCCACAGAAGAGGAAACCTATGGACCCTTCCAGATCCGCATCCAGGACATGAAAGAGTGCCCAGAATACACTGTGCGGCAGCTCACCATCCAG TACCAGGAAGAGCGCCGGTCAGTAAAGCACATCCTCTTTTCGGCCTGGCCAGACCATCAGACACCAGAATCAGCTGGGCCCCTGCTGCGCCTAGTGGCAGAGGTGGAGGAGAGCCCGGAGACAGCCGCCCACCCCGGGCCTATCGTAGTCCACTGCAG TGCAGGGATTGGCCGGACGGGCTGCTTCATCGCCACGCGAATTGGCTGTCAACAGCTGAAAGCCCGAGGAGAAGTGGACATTCTGGGTATTGTGTGCCAACTGCGGCTAGACAG AGGGGGGATGATCCAGACGGCAGAGCAGTACCAGTTCCTGCACCACACTTTGGCCCTGTATGCAGGCCAGCTGCCTGAGGAACCCAGCCCCTGA
- the PTPN7 gene encoding tyrosine-protein phosphatase non-receptor type 7 isoform 1 (isoform 1 is encoded by transcript variant 7), with the protein MVQAHGGRSRAQPLTLSLGAAMTQPPPEKTPAKKHVRLQERRGSNVALMLDVRSLGAVEPICSVNTPREVTLHFLRTAGHPLTRWALQRQPPSPKQLEEEFLKIPSNFVSPEDLDIPGHASKDRYKTILPNPQSRVCLGRAQSQEDGDYINANYIRGYDGKEKVYIATQGPMPNTVSDFWEMVWQEEVSLIVMLTQLREGKEKCVHYWPTEEETYGPFQIRIQDMKECPEYTVRQLTIQYQEERRSVKHILFSAWPDHQTPESAGPLLRLVAEVEESPETAAHPGPIVVHCSAGIGRTGCFIATRIGCQQLKARGEVDILGIVCQLRLDRGGMIQTAEQYQFLHHTLALYAGQLPEEPSP; encoded by the exons ATGGTCCAAGCCCATGGGGGGCGCTCCAGAGCACAGCCGTTGACCTTGTCTTTGGGGGCAGCCATGACCCAGCCTCCGCCTGAAAAAACGCCAGCCAAGAAGCATGTGCGACTGCAGGAGAG GCGGGGCTCCAATGTGGCTCTGATGCTGGACGTTCGGTCCCTGGGGGCCGTAGAACCCATCTGCTCTGTGAACACACCCCGGGAGGTCACCCTACACTTTCTGCGCACTGCTGGACACCCCCTTACCCGCTGGGCCCTTCAGCGCCAGCCACCCAGCCCCAAGCAACTGGAAGAAGAATTCTTG AAGATCCCTTCAAACTTTGTCAGCCCCGAAGACCTGGACATCCCTGGCCACGCCTCCAAGGACCGATACAAGACCATCTTGCCAA ATCCCCAGAGCCGTGTCTGTCTAGGCCGGGCACAGAGCCAGGAGGACGGAGATTACATCAATGCCAACTACATCCGA GGCTATGACGGGAAGGAGAAGGTCTACATTGCCACCCAGGGCCCCATGCCCAACACTGTGTCGGACTTCTGGGAGATGGTGTGGCAAGAGGAAGTGTCCCTCATTGTCATGCTCACTCAGCTCCGAGAGGGCAAGGAG AAATGTGTCCACTACTGGCCCACAGAAGAGGAAACCTATGGACCCTTCCAGATCCGCATCCAGGACATGAAAGAGTGCCCAGAATACACTGTGCGGCAGCTCACCATCCAG TACCAGGAAGAGCGCCGGTCAGTAAAGCACATCCTCTTTTCGGCCTGGCCAGACCATCAGACACCAGAATCAGCTGGGCCCCTGCTGCGCCTAGTGGCAGAGGTGGAGGAGAGCCCGGAGACAGCCGCCCACCCCGGGCCTATCGTAGTCCACTGCAG TGCAGGGATTGGCCGGACGGGCTGCTTCATCGCCACGCGAATTGGCTGTCAACAGCTGAAAGCCCGAGGAGAAGTGGACATTCTGGGTATTGTGTGCCAACTGCGGCTAGACAG AGGGGGGATGATCCAGACGGCAGAGCAGTACCAGTTCCTGCACCACACTTTGGCCCTGTATGCAGGCCAGCTGCCTGAGGAACCCAGCCCCTGA
- the PTPN7 gene encoding tyrosine-protein phosphatase non-receptor type 7 isoform 4 (isoform 4 is encoded by transcript variant 6), with product MVQAHGGRSRAQPLTLSLGAAMTQPPPEKTPAKKHVRLQERRGSNVALMLDVRSLGAVEPICSVNTPREVTLHFLRTAGHPLTRWALQRQPPSPKQLEEEFLIPSNFVSPEDLDIPGHASKDRYKTILPNPQSRVCLGRAQSQEDGDYINANYIRGYDGKEKVYIATQGPMPNTVSDFWEMVWQEEVSLIVMLTQLREGKEKCVHYWPTEEETYGPFQIRIQDMKECPEYTVRQLTIQYQEERRSVKHILFSAWPDHQTPESAGPLLRLVAEVEESPETAAHPGPIVVHCSAGIGRTGCFIATRIGCQQLKARGEVDILGIVCQLRLDRGGMIQTAEQYQFLHHTLALYAGQLPEEPSP from the exons ATGGTCCAAGCCCATGGGGGGCGCTCCAGAGCACAGCCGTTGACCTTGTCTTTGGGGGCAGCCATGACCCAGCCTCCGCCTGAAAAAACGCCAGCCAAGAAGCATGTGCGACTGCAGGAGAG GCGGGGCTCCAATGTGGCTCTGATGCTGGACGTTCGGTCCCTGGGGGCCGTAGAACCCATCTGCTCTGTGAACACACCCCGGGAGGTCACCCTACACTTTCTGCGCACTGCTGGACACCCCCTTACCCGCTGGGCCCTTCAGCGCCAGCCACCCAGCCCCAAGCAACTGGAAGAAGAATTCTTG ATCCCTTCAAACTTTGTCAGCCCCGAAGACCTGGACATCCCTGGCCACGCCTCCAAGGACCGATACAAGACCATCTTGCCAA ATCCCCAGAGCCGTGTCTGTCTAGGCCGGGCACAGAGCCAGGAGGACGGAGATTACATCAATGCCAACTACATCCGA GGCTATGACGGGAAGGAGAAGGTCTACATTGCCACCCAGGGCCCCATGCCCAACACTGTGTCGGACTTCTGGGAGATGGTGTGGCAAGAGGAAGTGTCCCTCATTGTCATGCTCACTCAGCTCCGAGAGGGCAAGGAG AAATGTGTCCACTACTGGCCCACAGAAGAGGAAACCTATGGACCCTTCCAGATCCGCATCCAGGACATGAAAGAGTGCCCAGAATACACTGTGCGGCAGCTCACCATCCAG TACCAGGAAGAGCGCCGGTCAGTAAAGCACATCCTCTTTTCGGCCTGGCCAGACCATCAGACACCAGAATCAGCTGGGCCCCTGCTGCGCCTAGTGGCAGAGGTGGAGGAGAGCCCGGAGACAGCCGCCCACCCCGGGCCTATCGTAGTCCACTGCAG TGCAGGGATTGGCCGGACGGGCTGCTTCATCGCCACGCGAATTGGCTGTCAACAGCTGAAAGCCCGAGGAGAAGTGGACATTCTGGGTATTGTGTGCCAACTGCGGCTAGACAG AGGGGGGATGATCCAGACGGCAGAGCAGTACCAGTTCCTGCACCACACTTTGGCCCTGTATGCAGGCCAGCTGCCTGAGGAACCCAGCCCCTGA
- the PTPN7 gene encoding tyrosine-protein phosphatase non-receptor type 7 isoform X6, translated as MPNTVSDFWEMVWQEEVSLIVMLTQLREGKEKCVHYWPTEEETYGPFQIRIQDMKECPEYTVRQLTIQYQEERRSVKHILFSAWPDHQTPESAGPLLRLVAEVEESPETAAHPGPIVVHCSAGIGRTGCFIATRIGCQQLKARGEVDILGIVCQLRLDRLLERRKLEAQEYSWPDPRLQRSGFVPGAEWIKEDQVSTWGITPQHVGGMIQTAEQYQFLHHTLALYAGQLPEEPSP; from the exons ATGCCCAACACTGTGTCGGACTTCTGGGAGATGGTGTGGCAAGAGGAAGTGTCCCTCATTGTCATGCTCACTCAGCTCCGAGAGGGCAAGGAG AAATGTGTCCACTACTGGCCCACAGAAGAGGAAACCTATGGACCCTTCCAGATCCGCATCCAGGACATGAAAGAGTGCCCAGAATACACTGTGCGGCAGCTCACCATCCAG TACCAGGAAGAGCGCCGGTCAGTAAAGCACATCCTCTTTTCGGCCTGGCCAGACCATCAGACACCAGAATCAGCTGGGCCCCTGCTGCGCCTAGTGGCAGAGGTGGAGGAGAGCCCGGAGACAGCCGCCCACCCCGGGCCTATCGTAGTCCACTGCAG TGCAGGGATTGGCCGGACGGGCTGCTTCATCGCCACGCGAATTGGCTGTCAACAGCTGAAAGCCCGAGGAGAAGTGGACATTCTGGGTATTGTGTGCCAACTGCGGCTAGACAG attaTTAGAAAGAAGGAAACTTGAGGCTCAGGAGTATTCCTGGCCCGACCCAAGGCTTCAGAGATCTGGTTTTGTCCCAGGAGCTGAGTGGATCAAGGAAGACCAAGTGTCAACATGGGGCATCACCCCTCAGCACGT AGGGGGGATGATCCAGACGGCAGAGCAGTACCAGTTCCTGCACCACACTTTGGCCCTGTATGCAGGCCAGCTGCCTGAGGAACCCAGCCCCTGA
- the PTPN7 gene encoding tyrosine-protein phosphatase non-receptor type 7 isoform X3 — MGVPWCEGQRLSTVSMTQPPPEKTPAKKHVRLQERRGSNVALMLDVRSLGAVEPICSVNTPREVTLHFLRTAGHPLTRWALQRQPPSPKQLEEEFLKIPSNFVSPEDLDIPGHASKDRYKTILPNPQSRVCLGRAQSQEDGDYINANYIRGYDGKEKVYIATQGPMPNTVSDFWEMVWQEEVSLIVMLTQLREGKEKCVHYWPTEEETYGPFQIRIQDMKECPEYTVRQLTIQYQEERRSVKHILFSAWPDHQTPESAGPLLRLVAEVEESPETAAHPGPIVVHCSAGIGRTGCFIATRIGCQQLKARGEVDILGIVCQLRLDRGGMIQTAEQYQFLHHTLALYAGQLPEEPSP, encoded by the exons ATGGGAGTCCCCTGGTGTGAGGGCCAGAGACTGTCCACTGTCT CCATGACCCAGCCTCCGCCTGAAAAAACGCCAGCCAAGAAGCATGTGCGACTGCAGGAGAG GCGGGGCTCCAATGTGGCTCTGATGCTGGACGTTCGGTCCCTGGGGGCCGTAGAACCCATCTGCTCTGTGAACACACCCCGGGAGGTCACCCTACACTTTCTGCGCACTGCTGGACACCCCCTTACCCGCTGGGCCCTTCAGCGCCAGCCACCCAGCCCCAAGCAACTGGAAGAAGAATTCTTG AAGATCCCTTCAAACTTTGTCAGCCCCGAAGACCTGGACATCCCTGGCCACGCCTCCAAGGACCGATACAAGACCATCTTGCCAA ATCCCCAGAGCCGTGTCTGTCTAGGCCGGGCACAGAGCCAGGAGGACGGAGATTACATCAATGCCAACTACATCCGA GGCTATGACGGGAAGGAGAAGGTCTACATTGCCACCCAGGGCCCCATGCCCAACACTGTGTCGGACTTCTGGGAGATGGTGTGGCAAGAGGAAGTGTCCCTCATTGTCATGCTCACTCAGCTCCGAGAGGGCAAGGAG AAATGTGTCCACTACTGGCCCACAGAAGAGGAAACCTATGGACCCTTCCAGATCCGCATCCAGGACATGAAAGAGTGCCCAGAATACACTGTGCGGCAGCTCACCATCCAG TACCAGGAAGAGCGCCGGTCAGTAAAGCACATCCTCTTTTCGGCCTGGCCAGACCATCAGACACCAGAATCAGCTGGGCCCCTGCTGCGCCTAGTGGCAGAGGTGGAGGAGAGCCCGGAGACAGCCGCCCACCCCGGGCCTATCGTAGTCCACTGCAG TGCAGGGATTGGCCGGACGGGCTGCTTCATCGCCACGCGAATTGGCTGTCAACAGCTGAAAGCCCGAGGAGAAGTGGACATTCTGGGTATTGTGTGCCAACTGCGGCTAGACAG AGGGGGGATGATCCAGACGGCAGAGCAGTACCAGTTCCTGCACCACACTTTGGCCCTGTATGCAGGCCAGCTGCCTGAGGAACCCAGCCCCTGA
- the PTPN7 gene encoding tyrosine-protein phosphatase non-receptor type 7 isoform X2: protein MGVPWCEGQRLSTVSMTQPPPEKTPAKKHVRLQERRGSNVALMLDVRSLGAVEPICSVNTPREVTLHFLRTAGHPLTRWALQRQPPSPKQLEEEFLKIPSNFVSPEDLDIPGHASKDRYKTILPNPQSRVCLGRAQSQEDGDYINANYIRGYDGKEKVYIATQGPMPNTVSDFWEMVWQEEVSLIVMLTQLREGKEKCVHYWPTEEETYGPFQIRIQDMKECPEYTVRQLTIQYQEERRSVKHILFSAWPDHQTPESAGPLLRLVAEVEESPETAAHPGPIVVHCSAGIGRTGCFIATRIGCQQLKARGEVDILGIVCQLRLDRLLERRKLEAQEYSWPDPRLQRSGFVPGAEWIKEDQVSTWGITPQHVGGMIQTAEQYQFLHHTLALYAGQLPEEPSP, encoded by the exons ATGGGAGTCCCCTGGTGTGAGGGCCAGAGACTGTCCACTGTCT CCATGACCCAGCCTCCGCCTGAAAAAACGCCAGCCAAGAAGCATGTGCGACTGCAGGAGAG GCGGGGCTCCAATGTGGCTCTGATGCTGGACGTTCGGTCCCTGGGGGCCGTAGAACCCATCTGCTCTGTGAACACACCCCGGGAGGTCACCCTACACTTTCTGCGCACTGCTGGACACCCCCTTACCCGCTGGGCCCTTCAGCGCCAGCCACCCAGCCCCAAGCAACTGGAAGAAGAATTCTTG AAGATCCCTTCAAACTTTGTCAGCCCCGAAGACCTGGACATCCCTGGCCACGCCTCCAAGGACCGATACAAGACCATCTTGCCAA ATCCCCAGAGCCGTGTCTGTCTAGGCCGGGCACAGAGCCAGGAGGACGGAGATTACATCAATGCCAACTACATCCGA GGCTATGACGGGAAGGAGAAGGTCTACATTGCCACCCAGGGCCCCATGCCCAACACTGTGTCGGACTTCTGGGAGATGGTGTGGCAAGAGGAAGTGTCCCTCATTGTCATGCTCACTCAGCTCCGAGAGGGCAAGGAG AAATGTGTCCACTACTGGCCCACAGAAGAGGAAACCTATGGACCCTTCCAGATCCGCATCCAGGACATGAAAGAGTGCCCAGAATACACTGTGCGGCAGCTCACCATCCAG TACCAGGAAGAGCGCCGGTCAGTAAAGCACATCCTCTTTTCGGCCTGGCCAGACCATCAGACACCAGAATCAGCTGGGCCCCTGCTGCGCCTAGTGGCAGAGGTGGAGGAGAGCCCGGAGACAGCCGCCCACCCCGGGCCTATCGTAGTCCACTGCAG TGCAGGGATTGGCCGGACGGGCTGCTTCATCGCCACGCGAATTGGCTGTCAACAGCTGAAAGCCCGAGGAGAAGTGGACATTCTGGGTATTGTGTGCCAACTGCGGCTAGACAG attaTTAGAAAGAAGGAAACTTGAGGCTCAGGAGTATTCCTGGCCCGACCCAAGGCTTCAGAGATCTGGTTTTGTCCCAGGAGCTGAGTGGATCAAGGAAGACCAAGTGTCAACATGGGGCATCACCCCTCAGCACGT AGGGGGGATGATCCAGACGGCAGAGCAGTACCAGTTCCTGCACCACACTTTGGCCCTGTATGCAGGCCAGCTGCCTGAGGAACCCAGCCCCTGA